A single region of the Planctomycetota bacterium genome encodes:
- a CDS encoding 4Fe-4S binding protein has translation MKTLTGKKAKRQIIRIDADKCTGCGECIPNCPEGALQIIDNKARLISDLFCDGLGACIGHCPEGAIATEERVAEPYDERKVMANIVKQGANTIKAHLRHLEDHRQDEYLQQAIDFLNEKHINVPLEQAGHKAAPLPCGCPGSSVRSFAPRKEAVPKSAPSARAESQLTQWPVQLMLVPPGAPFLKNSDLVIAADCVSYAYANFHQDFLKGKSLLIACPKLDDTEIYLDKLTQMFKTADIKSITLLHMEVPCCFGLVHLVKQALANSGADIPLKEVNVSIQGEIKN, from the coding sequence ATGAAAACACTGACAGGAAAAAAGGCCAAGAGGCAGATAATCAGGATAGATGCGGATAAATGCACCGGCTGCGGCGAGTGCATCCCCAATTGCCCGGAAGGCGCCTTGCAGATAATCGACAACAAGGCCCGGCTGATCAGCGACCTGTTCTGCGACGGACTGGGCGCCTGCATCGGCCATTGCCCGGAAGGCGCGATTGCCACCGAGGAGCGCGTGGCCGAGCCGTATGATGAAAGAAAGGTCATGGCCAATATTGTCAAGCAGGGCGCCAATACGATTAAGGCCCACCTGAGGCATCTGGAAGACCACAGGCAGGATGAATACCTGCAGCAGGCAATAGATTTCCTCAATGAGAAACATATCAATGTTCCGTTAGAACAAGCCGGCCACAAGGCAGCCCCATTACCCTGCGGGTGTCCGGGTTCATCAGTCCGTTCATTCGCGCCCAGGAAAGAGGCCGTGCCAAAATCAGCGCCATCGGCCCGGGCCGAATCGCAGCTGACCCAGTGGCCGGTGCAACTGATGCTGGTGCCGCCCGGCGCGCCGTTCCTTAAAAACAGCGACCTGGTCATCGCGGCGGACTGTGTTTCCTACGCCTATGCCAATTTTCATCAGGATTTCCTAAAAGGCAAGTCGTTGCTGATCGCCTGCCCCAAGCTGGATGACACCGAGATTTACCTTGATAAGCTGACCCAGATGTTCAAGACAGCGGATATCAAGTCAATCACCCTGTTGCACATGGAGGTGCCTTGCTGTTTTGGCCTGGTCCATCTGGTCAAACAGGCATTGGCTAATTCAGGCGCTGATATTCCGCTCAAAGAAGTTAACGTCAGCATCCAGGGAGAGATTAAGAATTAG
- a CDS encoding DUF438 domain-containing protein, with translation MIETTVEKLDLRPMHPFERHEKIFEVWNGLKAGQTLEITNDHDPKPLRYQFQAEYPNIFEWEYRQQGPRDWIVQIKKTKDLAASNPKGEIKEILKKLQTAGGSAVIKEQAKQLLRSVGPTELAVLEQELIKEGITRDEIMGLCDVHLEVMAENLKADQITPEPGHPIHTMMEEHKVIMEYLDKLKNLIAMVRNNGTIEGVRRRISDLEYIAHHLVEAEKHHQREEEVIFPMLEKYGITEPPEIMRLEHVELRKRKKSLHELTQNPPDNYEKLLRGLEDAGEYIVRELAKHIFKEDNILYQAALKTFKPEDWVEVKKKCDEIGYCCFTPHITNA, from the coding sequence ATGATAGAAACAACCGTAGAAAAACTGGATTTAAGGCCGATGCATCCTTTTGAACGGCACGAAAAGATATTTGAGGTTTGGAATGGCCTCAAGGCCGGCCAAACCCTGGAGATTACCAATGACCACGACCCCAAGCCACTTAGGTACCAGTTTCAGGCCGAGTATCCAAATATCTTTGAGTGGGAATACAGGCAACAGGGGCCCAGGGACTGGATTGTCCAGATTAAGAAGACGAAGGATTTAGCCGCCAGTAACCCAAAGGGGGAAATAAAAGAGATTCTCAAGAAACTGCAGACTGCCGGCGGTTCAGCTGTCATAAAGGAACAGGCTAAGCAGTTACTGCGCTCGGTCGGGCCGACCGAACTGGCCGTGCTAGAGCAGGAACTTATTAAGGAAGGCATTACCCGCGATGAAATTATGGGCCTGTGCGATGTGCATCTCGAGGTGATGGCCGAAAACCTAAAGGCCGACCAGATTACACCAGAGCCGGGCCATCCGATTCATACGATGATGGAAGAGCACAAGGTGATTATGGAATACCTGGATAAGTTGAAGAATCTAATCGCAATGGTCAGAAACAACGGGACCATCGAAGGGGTGAGGAGGAGAATCTCAGATTTGGAGTACATCGCCCATCATCTGGTAGAGGCGGAAAAGCACCACCAGCGCGAGGAAGAGGTGATTTTTCCGATGCTGGAGAAATATGGAATTACCGAGCCGCCGGAGATTATGCGCTTGGAGCACGTGGAACTCAGGAAGCGTAAGAAGTCATTACACGAATTAACCCAGAATCCGCCTGATAATTATGAGAAGCTTCTTCGGGGTCTTGAGGATGCAGGTGAATACATCGTGCGTGAGCTTGCCAAACACATCTTCAAGGAAGACAACATCCTTTATCAGGCGGCTCTTAAGACCTTTAAGCCCGAGGATTGGGTAGAGGTAAAGAAGAAGTGCGATGAAATAGGGTATTGCTGTTTTACCCCGCACATAACAAACGCATAA
- a CDS encoding PAS domain S-box protein: MSNSNIIINKAQQDPVSSQHDLEHITLDNLLEKSLIGAYLFQDGIIRYINPQMAQMLGYTIDELIGKEAKSLILPEDLPVVQENIRARLSESVSGIRYSFRAVKKNKEIICFEVHGYRTTYEGRPAIIGTAQDVTAHKLADDKLRESEEYYRTMVDHSNDMIWTLDTAGNFTYFNKRSEEISGYKLEDWRGKSFAPLIVKDDLPAISDAFQKTLQGTPQHYEARVFNKEGNIFVLSVNSAPIIKNGKVTGTVSFGHDITERKKIQEMLIESEEKYRIMVENSNDLIWTLDIEGRLTFVNNRALEIGGYSRSELDKKHFSLGVHPDDLNKVKIHVAKTFQGESQTYEVRVADRHGKTLVLLVNAAPLYRNKQVIGVVSFGHDITQLKQQAEDLKLLYEAGKIFCSFLDEKEALEEISRRCAEVMNVDLALVRLIKDNHLVVKGGFYRHLQDKEEVERLLKDNPIKIGQGIAGRVAQTGEPLVSDVAPAESLTLPGYANYLRDRKWLVIPMKIKERVIGVLTFITADLSRVFSEHDISLAQGIANQAAIAAENARLFEDIERSERRYRTILDNSADAIINIDSGFKVVTWSNGAERIFGYCREEIIGQSLNIIVPESEWPVTLDKLNEAKKTGFISNWETMRKTKSGRLVDVEITLTYLGPELGFIGILRDITERKRAETEIQQSYNKLHELLKSIVYAMAKMVEKKDPYTAGHHEQTSNLACAIAEEIQLNPESIEGLRVAGILHDISKIYIPTKILNKPKRLTGSEFKVIETHPQLAYDILKLIEFPWSVAQIVFQHHERMNGSGYPMKLSGNNILLEARILAVADVVDAMISDRPYRKSLGIRKALKEISDYKGILYDPKVVEACVNLFVQKGFKLRSKGTRKHPSAK, from the coding sequence ATGTCTAATTCTAATATTATCATTAATAAAGCCCAGCAAGATCCCGTTTCGTCTCAACATGATTTGGAACACATTACTTTAGATAACCTATTAGAGAAATCTCTTATCGGAGCATATCTCTTCCAGGATGGAATTATCAGATATATCAATCCTCAGATGGCGCAGATGCTCGGCTATACGATTGATGAATTAATCGGAAAGGAAGCCAAAAGCCTCATTCTACCTGAAGATTTACCAGTAGTACAGGAAAATATTCGGGCACGCTTGTCCGAAAGTGTTTCGGGTATTCGTTATTCCTTCAGGGCGGTAAAAAAGAACAAGGAGATTATCTGTTTTGAGGTCCATGGCTACCGGACCACATATGAAGGCCGTCCGGCTATTATCGGGACCGCCCAGGATGTCACCGCCCATAAACTGGCAGACGATAAACTCAGGGAAAGCGAAGAGTATTACCGCACAATGGTTGACCACTCTAACGATATGATATGGACACTGGATACCGCCGGCAACTTTACCTATTTCAATAAGCGCTCCGAAGAAATAAGCGGTTATAAATTGGAGGACTGGCGTGGTAAATCATTTGCCCCCTTAATCGTCAAAGACGACCTGCCCGCCATTTCCGATGCCTTTCAGAAAACACTGCAAGGAACACCCCAACATTATGAGGCGCGGGTATTTAATAAAGAAGGCAATATTTTTGTCCTTTCGGTGAATTCGGCGCCTATCATTAAAAATGGTAAAGTAACCGGCACGGTCAGTTTTGGGCATGACATCACCGAGCGCAAGAAGATACAGGAAATGCTTATCGAATCAGAGGAAAAATATCGGATTATGGTGGAGAATTCCAACGATTTAATCTGGACGCTTGATATTGAGGGACGCCTGACTTTCGTTAATAATCGTGCGCTGGAAATCGGCGGCTATTCAAGGTCGGAGTTGGATAAAAAACATTTCAGTTTGGGAGTTCATCCGGATGACCTGAACAAGGTTAAAATACACGTTGCCAAAACGTTTCAAGGGGAATCTCAAACCTACGAGGTGCGGGTGGCCGACCGCCACGGAAAAACACTGGTTCTGCTGGTTAACGCTGCGCCTCTTTACCGGAATAAACAGGTTATCGGAGTGGTCAGTTTCGGGCACGATATCACCCAACTCAAACAACAGGCCGAAGACCTGAAACTGCTTTATGAAGCCGGTAAAATATTCTGCTCATTCCTGGACGAAAAAGAAGCGCTGGAAGAAATCAGCCGGCGCTGCGCGGAGGTTATGAATGTTGATCTAGCGCTGGTGCGATTAATCAAAGATAATCATCTCGTGGTAAAGGGCGGCTTCTACCGCCACCTCCAGGATAAGGAAGAAGTGGAGCGCCTACTCAAAGACAACCCGATTAAGATTGGCCAGGGTATTGCCGGCCGGGTGGCCCAAACCGGCGAACCGCTTGTTTCCGATGTTGCTCCCGCAGAATCTTTAACTCTGCCCGGTTATGCCAATTACCTGCGCGACCGTAAATGGCTGGTTATCCCCATGAAGATAAAAGAACGGGTCATCGGCGTCCTGACTTTTATCACGGCTGACTTATCCCGTGTATTCTCCGAACATGATATATCCCTGGCCCAGGGCATTGCCAACCAGGCCGCGATTGCCGCTGAAAATGCCCGGCTCTTTGAAGATATAGAACGCTCCGAGCGACGTTATCGCACTATCCTTGATAACTCCGCAGATGCTATTATCAACATAGATTCCGGCTTTAAAGTTGTCACCTGGAGTAATGGAGCCGAACGGATCTTCGGCTATTGCCGCGAAGAAATTATCGGGCAATCATTAAATATAATCGTACCCGAAAGCGAGTGGCCGGTAACGCTTGATAAACTAAATGAAGCCAAGAAAACCGGTTTTATCAGTAACTGGGAAACGATGCGCAAAACCAAAAGCGGGCGATTAGTGGACGTGGAAATTACGCTTACCTACCTGGGGCCGGAATTGGGATTTATCGGCATACTGCGGGATATTACCGAACGGAAGCGGGCCGAGACGGAAATCCAGCAAAGTTATAACAAGCTGCATGAATTATTAAAAAGCATCGTTTATGCCATGGCGAAGATGGTGGAAAAGAAAGATCCTTATACCGCGGGCCATCACGAACAGACCTCAAACCTCGCCTGCGCCATTGCCGAAGAAATACAACTTAACCCGGAGAGTATCGAAGGACTCCGGGTGGCCGGAATACTTCATGATATCAGCAAGATATATATCCCAACCAAGATTCTCAATAAACCCAAACGGCTGACCGGGTCTGAATTCAAAGTAATCGAAACCCATCCGCAACTTGCCTATGACATATTAAAACTCATAGAATTCCCCTGGTCGGTTGCCCAGATTGTCTTTCAGCACCACGAACGAATGAATGGTTCCGGATACCCGATGAAATTATCAGGCAACAATATCCTTTTGGAAGCCCGAATCCTGGCTGTGGCTGATGTGGTTGACGCTATGATTTCAGACCGGCCCTACCGCAAATCACTCGGCATCAGAAAGGCATTAAAAGAAATCTCCGATTATAAAGGAATCCTTTATGACCCGAAGGTGGTTGAGGCCTGCGTAAATCTCTTTGTCCAGAAAGGATTCAAACTAAGAAGCAAGGGTACCCGCAAACACCCTTCGGCTAAATAA
- a CDS encoding Crp/Fnr family transcriptional regulator, whose amino-acid sequence MKNPDYCANCSGEYERILKQVPLFSGLSPLDLERVSRLVVRRKFRKGQLIISEGQELEGFYIVISGQVKVYKLSPDGKQQIIHLVGPGGTFAEAAAFTKGFSPANASATIDSEVFFLFKNDLVKLIRDNPQISLNMLASMSQYLRHMVTVIEELALKDVPARLAKYLLDSAPGQVTEIKLVITKKELASRLGTISETFSRTLNKFKSKRVIKVSGNRIAILNKARLEEIAAGLKP is encoded by the coding sequence ATGAAGAATCCTGATTATTGCGCCAACTGTTCCGGGGAATATGAGCGTATCCTTAAGCAGGTGCCGCTGTTTTCCGGCTTGAGCCCTCTGGATTTGGAGCGGGTCAGCCGTTTGGTTGTCAGGCGTAAGTTCCGCAAGGGGCAATTGATTATCTCAGAAGGCCAGGAGCTGGAGGGCTTTTACATCGTCATCTCCGGCCAGGTTAAGGTCTATAAGCTTTCCCCGGACGGTAAACAGCAGATTATTCATCTGGTCGGTCCGGGCGGGACCTTTGCCGAGGCGGCCGCATTTACCAAGGGGTTTTCACCGGCCAATGCCTCGGCGACTATTGACAGCGAGGTGTTTTTCCTGTTCAAGAACGACCTGGTTAAACTCATCCGGGACAATCCCCAAATTTCGCTCAATATGCTGGCCTCAATGTCCCAGTACCTGCGTCATATGGTAACGGTGATAGAAGAGCTGGCGCTTAAGGACGTCCCGGCCCGGCTGGCCAAATACCTGCTGGATTCGGCGCCCGGACAGGTAACAGAAATAAAACTGGTCATTACCAAAAAGGAACTGGCCTCCCGGCTGGGCACCATCAGCGAGACGTTCTCGCGCACCCTGAATAAATTCAAGTCCAAAAGGGTCATCAAGGTATCGGGCAACCGAATCGCCATTCTCAACAAGGCGCGCCTGGAGGAAATCGCGGCCGGGCTGAAGCCCTAA
- a CDS encoding proline dehydrogenase family protein: protein MNPMKDCFLFLSKRTLLQKLLSTSGPCKIISRRFVSGETLDESIHAAKDLNKHGILVTMDHLGESVCDESSALEAADEYLNILEKIKPESGNNITVSLKLTQMGLDIGDNFCLDNMRRIMNKVRDYRKLLTIDMEDTPYTDRTLNIYTTLLKEGFAGTGIVIQAYLRRSEADIRNLLALGPRIRLCKGAYKEPAKVAFPDKKDVDSNYTNLLAIMFSKDALAKGTYPEVASHDENIINWTINHVRQNHIPADKFEFQMLYGIRRDLQEKLVSQGYRMRVYLPYGTHWYPYFMRRLAERPANVWFMVKNMCYR, encoded by the coding sequence ATGAACCCGATGAAGGATTGCTTCCTGTTCCTGTCCAAACGAACCCTGTTACAAAAACTGCTTTCCACCTCCGGCCCCTGCAAGATAATCTCCCGGAGATTCGTCTCCGGCGAGACCCTGGATGAATCAATCCATGCCGCCAAAGACCTGAACAAACACGGTATCCTGGTCACCATGGACCATCTGGGCGAAAGCGTCTGCGACGAGTCATCGGCCCTGGAGGCCGCGGATGAATATCTCAATATCCTGGAGAAAATCAAGCCGGAATCCGGCAATAATATCACCGTCTCGCTCAAACTCACCCAGATGGGCCTGGATATCGGTGATAATTTCTGCCTGGACAATATGCGCCGCATTATGAATAAGGTCAGGGACTACCGCAAGCTGCTTACTATTGATATGGAAGACACACCCTATACCGACCGAACCCTGAATATTTACACTACTTTACTCAAGGAAGGATTTGCCGGCACCGGAATCGTCATCCAGGCGTACTTAAGGCGGAGCGAGGCGGATATCAGGAATCTCTTGGCGCTCGGGCCGCGTATCCGGCTCTGCAAGGGCGCCTACAAGGAACCGGCAAAAGTCGCCTTCCCGGATAAAAAGGATGTGGACAGCAATTATACCAACCTGCTGGCTATTATGTTCAGTAAAGACGCCCTGGCCAAGGGCACCTATCCGGAAGTAGCATCGCACGACGAGAATATCATCAACTGGACCATTAACCACGTCAGGCAGAATCATATTCCGGCCGACAAGTTTGAATTCCAGATGCTCTACGGCATCAGGCGCGACCTGCAGGAAAAACTGGTCAGCCAGGGCTATCGGATGCGGGTCTATCTGCCTTACGGCACGCACTGGTATCCGTATTTTATGCGGCGCCTGGCCGAACGACCGGCTAATGTCTGGTTTATGGTCAAGAATATGTGCTACCGGTAA
- the lgt gene encoding prolipoprotein diacylglyceryl transferase: MHPKLIELPFLHLPIYSYGFMVMLGFLTAIYITARRADRDNVSGELIFDIGLIAMISGIVGARILHIIYFTENFDFKLFDLSDGGMNIWAGMVGFFIPFALHYRANRKREKSVSPFVFGTFFKLLILSFVTAIVLARLVYLLLHRGEYDWGVFYVWHGGLVFYGGVILAVFSIIYYLKKNQISVLKIGDLLMPGILLGLAFGRIGCFLNGCCYGKIVQYLPWSVSFPMISNAKGEIIGSPAFIDHVHQGLISDSALSSLPVHPAQIYESLLGIAFFVILSMIWTRKKRFDGKGNQVEPRHGFIIAYAGMLYAIGRFSVELMRGDNKSFITSISYSQWVSIGLFVVSAILFFWLKRHYAKTVATTPK, encoded by the coding sequence ATGCATCCGAAATTAATTGAGTTGCCGTTCCTGCATCTGCCCATATACTCCTACGGGTTTATGGTCATGCTGGGATTCCTGACGGCCATATACATCACGGCGCGCCGGGCCGACCGGGACAACGTCTCCGGCGAACTGATTTTTGATATCGGATTAATAGCGATGATCAGCGGCATTGTCGGCGCCCGGATTCTGCACATCATTTACTTCACCGAGAACTTTGATTTCAAGCTGTTTGACCTGTCAGACGGCGGAATGAATATCTGGGCCGGGATGGTCGGGTTCTTTATTCCCTTTGCCCTGCACTACCGGGCAAACCGGAAGCGGGAAAAATCGGTCTCGCCTTTCGTATTCGGCACATTCTTTAAACTCCTCATTCTGTCATTTGTCACGGCGATTGTCCTGGCCCGGCTGGTTTATCTGCTCCTGCACCGGGGCGAGTATGATTGGGGTGTGTTCTATGTCTGGCACGGCGGGCTGGTCTTTTACGGAGGGGTGATTCTGGCCGTGTTTTCCATTATTTACTATCTCAAGAAGAATCAAATATCGGTCCTGAAGATCGGCGACCTCTTGATGCCCGGTATATTATTAGGACTGGCCTTCGGCCGAATCGGCTGTTTCCTGAACGGCTGTTGTTACGGCAAAATAGTCCAGTACCTGCCCTGGTCGGTCTCTTTCCCGATGATAAGCAACGCCAAGGGCGAGATTATTGGCAGCCCGGCCTTTATTGACCATGTTCATCAGGGCCTGATTTCCGATAGCGCTCTGTCAAGCTTGCCGGTGCATCCGGCCCAGATCTACGAGTCTCTTTTAGGCATAGCGTTTTTTGTTATCCTTTCTATGATATGGACCCGGAAGAAGCGGTTTGATGGCAAGGGCAATCAGGTTGAGCCGAGGCACGGATTTATCATTGCCTATGCCGGGATGCTATACGCCATCGGACGATTCAGCGTGGAATTAATGAGGGGCGATAACAAGAGCTTTATCACCAGCATATCCTATTCGCAATGGGTCAGCATCGGGCTTTTTGTGGTCAGCGCAATTCTGTTCTTCTGGTTGAAGAGGCATTATGCCAAAACAGTTGCAACCACCCCGAAATAA
- a CDS encoding agmatinase family protein — protein MSINFLGVKQTPLNQARFVVLPLPYDVTTSYIKGTARGPKAIIDASTQLEFFDEELHQESCIRNPIHTLPVPPLDFQSKADKLIPALGGYMKTLVGKLSRGQTLISLGGEHSLSYPIVNAYQSIYKDLSVLHLDAHSDLRDSYGGTKYSHACVMKRIYDSNVKSIVQVGIRNLTADCMKLINAQSLSRQRRDSTPGVYTERSECALRPKLSTHFAHTQPDYKKLGKSILSGLSDHVYVTIDLDVFDPSVMPAVGTPEPGGLNWYQVLDVLRPVFRSKKVVAFDVVELCPIKGSIHADFTAAKLIYRLIGYLVK, from the coding sequence ATGAGTATTAACTTTCTTGGTGTTAAGCAGACGCCGTTGAACCAGGCGCGGTTCGTGGTTTTACCCCTGCCTTATGACGTCACCACCAGTTACATCAAAGGCACGGCCCGCGGACCAAAGGCCATCATTGACGCCTCCACCCAATTGGAATTCTTTGACGAGGAGTTACATCAGGAATCCTGTATCCGGAATCCAATTCACACCCTGCCGGTCCCGCCCCTGGATTTCCAATCCAAGGCGGACAAACTCATCCCGGCGCTGGGTGGTTATATGAAGACCTTGGTCGGGAAACTATCTCGCGGACAGACGCTTATCTCTCTGGGCGGCGAGCATTCGCTCTCCTATCCCATCGTCAACGCCTATCAGTCAATCTATAAGGATTTGTCGGTCTTGCACCTGGATGCCCATTCAGACCTGCGCGACTCGTATGGCGGAACCAAATACAGCCATGCCTGCGTGATGAAACGCATTTATGACAGCAATGTCAAGAGTATAGTCCAGGTCGGTATCCGCAACCTCACTGCGGACTGTATGAAATTAATTAACGCTCAGAGTTTATCCCGCCAAAGGCGGGACTCCACGCCCGGAGTTTACACTGAGCGTAGCGAATGTGCTCTACGCCCTAAGCTTTCCACCCACTTCGCCCATACCCAACCTGATTACAAAAAATTAGGTAAGTCGATTCTTTCTGGTTTGTCCGACCACGTTTATGTAACCATTGACCTGGATGTCTTCGACCCATCCGTGATGCCGGCCGTGGGCACACCCGAACCGGGCGGCCTGAACTGGTATCAGGTCCTGGACGTCCTGCGTCCGGTATTCAGGAGCAAAAAGGTCGTGGCCTTTGACGTGGTGGAACTCTGCCCGATAAAGGGTTCTATCCATGCCGACTTTACCGCAGCCAAACTGATTTATAGATTAATAGGGTATCTGGTAAAATAA
- a CDS encoding tetratricopeptide repeat protein: MIDYRPAENNQSLLDKGIALYNQQAFDQALAVFQKVVAIKPNYAIAHYNIGNVYSDLGNLDEAVASYQKAIQAGGLDRDEALVYYNLGNVYHKQNNIKEAISCYEKAIALDPALNMAYINLGVLLSHTGDKSDFQRSISLYRNALRLDSDDVDANNNLGIAIAKSGNMDKAIPLFQKALKIQPDYYQALINLGNAYSHKGEHTKAILIYRKAAARAPDDAGVYYDLGLCYSRKGDYTKAIAAYRRSLQIKPDNFDCLYNLAGDYLKLKKYEPAIEFYQKAIKSNPAHPAGYYNLGCVYMEQRDLENAITYYRKAIEIKPDHADAYYNLGNTYRQQGRLDEAIKPLETALLIYQKQKNHLKSAHSYFHLGGIYAGMTDRKRAVQMHQRALKTAKKLKNRGLTAANYSMLVGLYGQLNDTKKSRQMAKEFLKIVK; encoded by the coding sequence ATGATTGATTACCGACCCGCAGAAAACAACCAGTCGCTTCTGGACAAGGGCATTGCCCTGTATAACCAGCAGGCATTTGACCAGGCCCTGGCTGTGTTCCAGAAAGTAGTGGCGATTAAACCGAATTACGCCATTGCCCATTACAACATCGGTAATGTCTATTCCGACCTGGGCAACCTGGATGAGGCGGTCGCTTCCTACCAAAAGGCCATTCAGGCCGGCGGCCTGGATCGGGACGAGGCGCTGGTTTATTACAACCTCGGCAACGTCTATCACAAGCAAAATAATATCAAGGAAGCCATCTCCTGCTACGAAAAGGCCATTGCCCTGGACCCGGCGCTGAATATGGCCTATATCAACCTGGGCGTTCTTCTGTCGCACACCGGCGACAAATCCGATTTCCAGCGTTCTATTTCGCTTTATCGGAACGCCCTGCGCCTTGATTCCGACGACGTTGATGCCAATAATAACCTGGGCATTGCCATCGCTAAGTCCGGCAATATGGACAAGGCCATTCCGCTATTCCAAAAGGCGCTCAAAATCCAGCCCGATTACTATCAGGCCTTAATCAATTTAGGTAACGCCTATTCCCACAAGGGCGAGCACACCAAGGCCATATTAATCTACAGAAAAGCCGCGGCCCGGGCGCCGGATGATGCCGGCGTCTACTACGACCTGGGTCTGTGTTATTCCCGAAAAGGCGATTATACCAAAGCTATTGCCGCATACCGCAGGTCATTGCAGATAAAACCGGATAACTTTGACTGTCTCTATAACTTGGCCGGAGACTATCTCAAACTGAAAAAATATGAGCCGGCCATAGAATTCTACCAAAAGGCCATCAAATCCAATCCGGCCCATCCGGCCGGATATTATAACCTGGGTTGCGTTTATATGGAACAGCGCGACCTTGAGAACGCCATTACCTACTACCGAAAAGCCATAGAAATCAAGCCGGACCATGCCGACGCCTATTACAACCTCGGCAACACCTACCGGCAACAAGGTCGGCTGGATGAGGCCATAAAACCGCTGGAGACGGCGTTATTGATTTACCAGAAGCAGAAAAACCATCTCAAGTCGGCTCATTCTTATTTCCACTTAGGCGGTATTTATGCAGGGATGACCGACCGCAAAAGAGCCGTGCAGATGCACCAGCGCGCCTTGAAAACAGCCAAGAAACTCAAAAACCGGGGTCTGACCGCGGCCAATTACTCCATGCTCGTCGGCCTCTACGGCCAACTCAATGACACCAAGAAATCCCGGCAGATGGCAAAGGAGTTTCTGAAGATAGTTAAGTAG
- a CDS encoding tetratricopeptide repeat protein, whose translation MKNILIEASIENLKKTIRLKPAHTEAHNSLGILYAQIGDHQKAMECFKEAIRIKPDYADAHNNLGRMYWEAGEYQKAMECCKQARRIKPDHADTHYGLGLIYKKTGDYQAAIECFKEAIRLKPDYAKAHYNLGVAYWETGDYQAEMACYKEAIRIQPDYALAHCSLGMAYGKAGEPQKALACLKEAARLEPDDAEAHLAFGVMYGESGEYQKAIECFEKTIRLKPAHAIAHNNLGFMRWKTGDNKKAMECYEEAIYIDPELAIAHYNLGVVCGETGDKQKALACYKEALRIQPDYPEASAKLGKLEGIKQQD comes from the coding sequence ATGAAAAATATACTTATAGAAGCATCTATAGAAAACCTTAAGAAAACGATACGGCTTAAACCGGCCCATACCGAGGCACACAATAGCCTTGGTATTCTGTATGCGCAAATAGGCGACCATCAGAAAGCGATGGAATGCTTCAAAGAGGCAATCAGGATTAAACCTGACTATGCCGATGCGCACAATAATCTTGGTCGCATGTATTGGGAAGCCGGCGAATACCAGAAGGCGATGGAATGCTGTAAGCAGGCCAGGCGGATTAAACCTGACCATGCCGATACCCACTATGGGCTTGGCCTCATATATAAGAAAACAGGCGATTATCAGGCAGCCATAGAATGCTTCAAAGAAGCGATTCGGCTTAAACCTGATTATGCCAAAGCGCACTATAATCTGGGCGTGGCGTATTGGGAAACAGGCGACTATCAGGCAGAGATGGCCTGCTATAAGGAGGCGATTCGGATTCAACCTGACTATGCCTTGGCGCACTGCAGTCTTGGTATGGCTTATGGGAAAGCCGGCGAGCCGCAGAAGGCGCTGGCCTGCCTCAAAGAGGCGGCTCGGCTTGAACCAGACGATGCCGAGGCGCACCTTGCTTTTGGCGTTATGTATGGTGAGTCGGGCGAATACCAGAAGGCAATAGAGTGCTTTGAAAAGACCATCCGGCTTAAACCGGCCCATGCCATAGCGCACAACAATCTTGGTTTTATGCGCTGGAAAACGGGCGACAACAAGAAGGCGATGGAATGTTATGAAGAGGCGATTTACATTGACCCGGAACTGGCCATAGCCCACTATAATCTGGGCGTGGTCTGCGGGGAAACTGGCGACAAGCAGAAGGCGCTGGCCTGTTACAAAGAGGCGCTCCGGATTCAACCCGACTATCCCGAAGCCAGCGCTAAACTCGGTAAACTTGAAGGAATAAAACAACAGGATTAA